A genomic segment from Streptomyces sp. NBC_00459 encodes:
- a CDS encoding sensor histidine kinase, giving the protein MQPTTARAAPVGWGERIMTAITRDPRSAPHALRNDVLLALTGAVMATALALLTDGGESRPDTLDQGGRPDGLGWALLLGAYVPIVWRRRRPMPVLVAVVALVVPYHALDYNHNAPTPAAYIALYTVAVTGRPLRTIATGVVVLGIALSVMLTVSMHQAVELLRISGWIAAVLFFGIDVRFYRQYVSAIVERAERAERTREEEARRRVAEERLRVARDLHDLLAHTITLVGVQTAVAAHVLAADPDRLDRAAVARSLDDIAETCRTARGELRTTLEVLREGQGAGDGRGPLPGLAGLSDLAETARASGAEVELEVRADEVPPAVGAAAYRIVQEALTNAVRHGGREDLTVRVLLYGGEGALRVEVTDDGVGEDGVGENGDAPADCGFGLVGMRERARSVGGTLDAGPGENGGFTVRAVLPLPVNRKGEEAR; this is encoded by the coding sequence GTGCAGCCAACCACCGCGAGAGCGGCCCCCGTTGGGTGGGGCGAGCGGATCATGACCGCGATCACCCGCGACCCGCGCAGCGCCCCGCACGCGCTCCGCAACGACGTGCTGCTCGCGCTGACCGGCGCCGTGATGGCCACGGCCCTCGCCCTGCTCACCGACGGGGGAGAAAGCCGTCCGGACACCCTCGACCAGGGCGGCCGTCCGGACGGGCTCGGCTGGGCGCTGCTGCTCGGCGCGTACGTGCCGATCGTGTGGCGGCGGCGCCGTCCGATGCCGGTGCTCGTCGCGGTGGTGGCGCTCGTCGTGCCGTACCACGCGCTCGACTACAACCACAACGCGCCGACCCCGGCCGCGTACATCGCGCTGTACACGGTCGCCGTCACCGGTCGCCCCCTGCGCACGATCGCGACCGGGGTCGTGGTCCTCGGTATCGCCCTGAGCGTGATGCTCACCGTGAGCATGCACCAGGCCGTCGAACTGCTGCGGATCTCCGGCTGGATCGCCGCGGTGCTCTTCTTCGGCATCGACGTCCGCTTCTACCGCCAGTACGTCTCGGCCATCGTCGAACGCGCCGAACGGGCCGAACGCACGCGCGAGGAGGAGGCCCGCCGCCGCGTCGCCGAGGAACGCCTGCGCGTCGCCCGTGACCTGCACGACCTGCTGGCCCACACCATCACCCTCGTCGGCGTCCAGACCGCCGTGGCCGCACACGTCCTGGCCGCCGACCCGGACCGCCTGGACCGCGCGGCGGTGGCCAGATCCCTGGACGACATCGCCGAGACCTGCCGAACGGCACGCGGTGAGCTGCGTACGACGCTGGAGGTGCTGCGGGAGGGCCAGGGGGCGGGAGACGGGCGCGGCCCGTTGCCGGGGCTGGCCGGCCTGTCCGACCTCGCGGAGACGGCGCGGGCGTCGGGCGCCGAGGTCGAACTGGAGGTACGGGCGGACGAGGTACCCCCTGCCGTGGGCGCGGCCGCCTACCGGATCGTCCAGGAGGCGCTCACGAACGCGGTACGGCACGGGGGACGGGAGGATCTGACGGTACGAGTGCTGCTGTACGGGGGTGAGGGCGCCCTGCGCGTCGAGGTGACGGACGACGGCGTGGGGGAGGACGGCGTGGGGGAGAACGGGGACGCGCCCGCAGACTGCGGCTTCGGGCTGGTCGGGATGCGGGAACGGGCACGGAGCGTGGGCGGCACACTCGACGCCGGCCCGGGGGAGAACGGGGGGTTCACGGTGCGCGCGGTACTTCCGCTGCCGGTGAACCGGAAGGGGGAGGAGGCCAGATGA
- a CDS encoding MMPL family transporter produces the protein MRAARTVTGARRRRAVPWLVLGLWIGVLAIVGPFAAKLSEVQHDRITDYLPANADSTQVARIQDQLPGGETTQLVLVYHRDGGLTAADRATAAGQVDRIAGEHALTATPQGVPSADGTTLMYPVSSNEPGTDEDKRDALVNDVREVAHSDGGLNVEVGGPGALATDAAEVYDSLGGPLLYTTVAVVAVLLILIYRSPVLWLVPLVVAGIADFLSMGVAYVLNHAFGTTVSGQSSGIMTILVFGAGTDYALLLVSRYREELRRIERPYDAMVAALRGCGPAVLASSGTVAAGVLCLLAADLNSSRSMGPLGTVGVLCALVAMLTLLPAILVLLGRRVFWPLVPAYGSTPKVRRLSLFAAMGSSAGRRPLVVLASGAVLLGALALGVLNLPGPVKQEDAFVDKPEAVAAMQTLAKAYPDHGTQPISVITPAGQADRTLTTIRATDGISDAQKGRTGEGWTEITVFATGAPQSATETTTIKELRDELPGSYVGGPSAQQIDLVDTNARDVWVVVPIVLVSVLLILVALLRSLVAPLMLVVAVVAVWGATLGIGGLVFGPLFGFEGTDPGLGLLSFVFLVALGVDYGIFLMHRMREEALRGADPVAAALTALRTTGGVIASAGLVLAATFAVLTNMGLVQLVELGFVIAVGVLLDTFLVRTYLVTSASVALGRRVWWPGALSRSPDPDAVRRERQPEPV, from the coding sequence ATGAGGGCCGCAAGGACAGTGACGGGCGCGCGGCGCAGGCGGGCCGTGCCCTGGCTCGTGCTCGGGCTGTGGATCGGAGTGCTCGCGATCGTGGGCCCGTTCGCGGCGAAACTCTCCGAGGTGCAGCACGACCGGATCACCGACTATCTGCCCGCGAACGCCGACTCGACCCAGGTCGCCAGGATCCAGGACCAGTTGCCCGGCGGCGAGACCACCCAGCTGGTCCTCGTCTACCACCGTGACGGCGGACTCACCGCCGCCGACAGGGCGACGGCCGCCGGACAGGTCGACCGGATCGCAGGCGAACACGCCCTGACGGCCACCCCGCAGGGCGTACCCTCCGCCGACGGAACCACCCTCATGTACCCGGTGAGCAGCAACGAGCCCGGCACGGACGAGGACAAGCGGGACGCGCTGGTCAACGACGTACGCGAAGTCGCCCACAGCGATGGCGGGTTGAACGTCGAGGTCGGCGGTCCGGGGGCGCTGGCCACCGACGCCGCCGAGGTCTACGACTCGCTCGGCGGACCGCTGCTCTACACCACCGTCGCCGTGGTCGCCGTCCTGCTGATCCTCATCTACCGCAGCCCGGTGCTGTGGCTGGTGCCGCTCGTCGTCGCGGGCATCGCCGACTTCCTGTCGATGGGCGTCGCCTACGTCCTCAACCATGCCTTCGGCACGACGGTTTCGGGCCAGAGCTCGGGGATCATGACCATCCTCGTCTTCGGCGCCGGCACGGACTACGCCCTCCTCCTCGTCTCCCGCTACCGCGAGGAACTGCGGCGGATCGAGCGGCCGTACGACGCCATGGTCGCCGCCCTGCGCGGCTGTGGGCCCGCCGTCCTCGCCTCCTCCGGCACGGTCGCCGCCGGGGTGCTGTGCCTGCTCGCCGCCGACCTCAACTCCAGCCGCAGCATGGGTCCGTTGGGCACGGTGGGCGTGCTGTGCGCACTGGTCGCCATGCTTACCCTGCTCCCCGCGATCCTGGTGCTGCTGGGCCGCCGGGTGTTCTGGCCGCTCGTGCCCGCGTACGGCAGCACGCCCAAGGTGCGCAGGCTGTCGCTGTTCGCCGCGATGGGCAGCTCCGCCGGACGCCGGCCCCTGGTGGTCCTCGCGAGCGGGGCCGTCCTGCTCGGCGCGCTCGCCCTGGGCGTGCTGAACCTGCCCGGACCGGTCAAGCAGGAGGACGCCTTCGTCGACAAACCGGAGGCCGTCGCCGCGATGCAGACCCTCGCGAAGGCCTACCCCGACCATGGCACCCAGCCCATCAGCGTCATCACCCCGGCCGGACAGGCGGACCGGACGCTCACCACGATCCGGGCCACCGACGGGATCAGCGACGCGCAGAAGGGACGTACGGGCGAGGGCTGGACCGAGATCACCGTCTTCGCCACGGGCGCGCCCCAGTCGGCCACCGAGACGACGACCATCAAGGAGCTGAGGGACGAGCTGCCGGGCTCGTACGTCGGCGGACCGAGCGCCCAGCAGATCGACCTCGTCGACACCAACGCACGGGACGTATGGGTCGTCGTACCGATCGTGCTCGTCTCAGTGCTGCTGATCCTCGTCGCGCTGCTGCGCTCGCTCGTCGCGCCGCTGATGCTGGTGGTCGCCGTGGTCGCGGTGTGGGGGGCCACACTCGGCATCGGCGGACTGGTGTTCGGCCCGCTGTTCGGCTTCGAGGGCACCGATCCCGGGCTCGGGCTGCTGTCCTTCGTCTTCCTGGTCGCACTGGGCGTCGACTACGGCATCTTCCTCATGCACCGGATGCGCGAGGAGGCGCTGCGGGGCGCGGACCCGGTGGCCGCCGCGCTGACCGCGCTGCGGACGACCGGTGGGGTCATCGCCTCCGCCGGACTGGTCCTCGCCGCGACCTTCGCGGTGCTGACGAACATGGGCCTGGTCCAACTCGTCGAACTGGGCTTCGTCATCGCGGTCGGGGTGCTCCTGGACACGTTCCTCGTCCGGACGTACCTGGTGACGAGCGCGAGTGTGGCGCTGGGCCGGCGGGTGTGGTGGCCGGGCGCGCTGTCCCGCAGCCCGGACCCGGACGCCGTACGACGGGAACGGCAGCCGGAACCCGTATGA
- a CDS encoding tellurite resistance TerB family protein gives MLPGQRRNGRGGRVVRGGRTARVLGSRTVWAGVGDGEFFCPGCGGDRNYQRLTGRRRFTFLGVPILPRGETGPVVECAACQSHFGTDVLDHPTTTRFSAMLRDAVHTVALAVLAAGGTHARLALETAVTGVRAAGFDDCTEDQLAALVDALAADTGRLFGPPCGPGLAIELHEALDPLAPHLAAPGRESILLQGARIALADGPYTPEERDVLATVGAALTICGDDVTRLLAAAARTPS, from the coding sequence TTGCTCCCAGGACAGCGACGAAACGGCCGGGGCGGCCGAGTCGTGCGCGGAGGCCGGACAGCACGCGTCCTGGGCTCCCGTACGGTCTGGGCCGGTGTCGGTGACGGCGAGTTCTTCTGCCCCGGTTGCGGCGGGGACCGCAACTACCAGCGCCTGACGGGCCGTCGCCGCTTCACCTTTCTCGGCGTACCGATTCTGCCGCGCGGCGAGACCGGCCCCGTCGTCGAATGCGCGGCCTGCCAGAGCCACTTCGGCACGGACGTCCTCGACCACCCCACCACGACCCGCTTCTCCGCGATGCTCCGCGACGCGGTCCACACGGTCGCCCTCGCGGTCCTCGCCGCCGGCGGCACCCACGCCCGCCTCGCCCTGGAGACAGCGGTGACCGGCGTCCGCGCGGCCGGCTTCGACGACTGTACGGAGGACCAGCTCGCCGCTCTTGTGGACGCCCTGGCCGCCGACACGGGCCGCCTCTTCGGCCCCCCGTGCGGCCCCGGCCTCGCCATAGAGCTCCACGAGGCCCTGGACCCCCTGGCGCCCCATCTGGCCGCCCCCGGCCGCGAATCGATTCTCCTCCAGGGCGCCCGCATCGCCCTGGCCGACGGCCCGTACACACCGGAGGAACGCGACGTCCTGGCGACGGTCGGCGCGGCGCTGACGATCTGCGGGGACGATGTGACACGGCTGCTGGCTGCGGCGGCGCGTACGCCGTCCTAG
- the leuA gene encoding 2-isopropylmalate synthase, whose translation MAHSANRQQPTSMPIHKYGRYEQVDIADRTWPGNRITVAPRWLSTDLRDGNQSLIDPMSPARKRAMFDLLVKMGYKEIEVGFPASGQTDFDFVRSIVEEPGAIPDDVTISVLTQAREDLIERTVESLKGAKRATVHLYNATAPVFRRVVFRGSKDQIKQIAVDGTRLVMEYAEKLLGPETEFGYQYSPEIFTDTELDFALEVCEAVMDVWQPGPGREIILNLPATVERSTPSTHADRFEWMGRNLTRREHVVLSIHPHNDRGTAVAAAELALMAGADRVEGCLFGQGERTGNVDLVTLGMNLFSQGVDPQIDFSDIDEIRRTWEYCNQMEVHPRHPYVGDLVYTSFSGSHQDAIKKGFDAMEADAAAKGVTVDDIEWAVPYLPIDPKDVGRSYEAVIRVNSQSGKGGIAYVLKNDHKLDLPRRMQIEFSKLIQAKTDAEGGEVTPKDIWTIFRDEYLPNPENPWGRIQVKTGQSTTDKDGVDTLTVEAEVDGVETTLVGTGNGPISAFFHALQGLDIDARLLDYTEHTMSEGASAQAASYIEVAIGDKVLWGIGIDANTTRASLKAVVSAVNRAGR comes from the coding sequence ATGGCCCACAGCGCCAATCGCCAGCAGCCCACCTCCATGCCGATCCACAAGTACGGCCGGTACGAGCAGGTCGACATCGCCGACCGCACCTGGCCCGGAAACCGGATCACCGTCGCCCCCCGCTGGCTCTCCACCGACCTGCGCGACGGCAACCAGTCCCTGATCGACCCCATGTCACCGGCCCGCAAGCGCGCGATGTTCGACCTGCTGGTGAAGATGGGCTACAAGGAGATCGAGGTCGGTTTCCCGGCCTCCGGGCAGACGGACTTCGACTTCGTACGGTCGATCGTCGAAGAACCGGGCGCGATCCCGGACGACGTCACCATCTCCGTACTGACCCAGGCCCGCGAGGACCTGATCGAGCGGACCGTCGAGTCCCTGAAGGGCGCCAAGCGCGCCACGGTCCACCTGTACAACGCGACCGCCCCCGTCTTCCGCCGGGTCGTCTTCCGCGGTTCCAAGGACCAGATCAAGCAGATCGCCGTCGACGGCACACGGCTGGTCATGGAGTACGCCGAGAAGCTGCTGGGCCCCGAGACGGAGTTCGGTTACCAGTACAGCCCCGAGATCTTCACCGACACCGAGCTGGACTTCGCACTGGAGGTCTGCGAGGCGGTCATGGACGTCTGGCAGCCCGGCCCGGGCCGCGAGATCATCCTCAACCTGCCGGCCACGGTGGAGCGTTCGACCCCGTCGACGCACGCGGACCGCTTCGAGTGGATGGGCCGCAACCTGACCCGTCGCGAGCACGTCGTCCTCTCCATCCACCCCCACAACGACCGCGGTACGGCCGTCGCCGCCGCCGAACTGGCCCTGATGGCCGGCGCCGACCGCGTCGAGGGCTGTCTGTTCGGCCAGGGCGAGCGCACCGGCAACGTCGACCTGGTCACCCTGGGCATGAACCTGTTCTCGCAGGGCGTCGACCCGCAGATCGACTTCTCCGACATCGACGAGATCCGTCGTACGTGGGAGTACTGCAACCAGATGGAGGTCCACCCGCGCCACCCGTACGTGGGCGACCTGGTCTACACGTCCTTCTCCGGCTCCCACCAGGACGCCATCAAGAAGGGCTTCGACGCCATGGAGGCCGACGCCGCCGCCAAGGGCGTCACCGTGGACGACATCGAGTGGGCGGTCCCGTACCTGCCGATCGACCCGAAGGACGTCGGCCGGTCCTACGAGGCCGTGATCCGGGTCAACTCCCAGTCCGGCAAGGGCGGTATCGCGTACGTCCTGAAGAACGACCACAAGCTGGACCTGCCGCGCCGGATGCAGATCGAGTTCTCGAAGCTGATCCAGGCGAAGACGGACGCCGAGGGCGGCGAGGTCACGCCGAAGGACATCTGGACGATCTTCCGGGACGAGTACCTGCCGAACCCCGAGAACCCCTGGGGCCGTATCCAGGTCAAGACCGGTCAGTCGACCACCGACAAGGACGGCGTGGACACCCTCACCGTCGAAGCCGAGGTCGACGGTGTCGAGACCACCCTGGTGGGCACGGGCAACGGCCCGATCTCCGCGTTCTTCCACGCCCTGCAGGGTCTGGACATCGACGCCCGGCTCCTGGACTACACCGAGCACACGATGAGCGAGGGAGCCTCCGCGCAGGCCGCCTCCTACATCGAGGTCGCCATCGGCGACAAGGTCCTGTGGGGCATCGGCATCGACGCCAACACGACCCGCGCCTCGCTGAAGGCGGTCGTCTCCGCCGTCAACCGCGCGGGTCGCTGA
- a CDS encoding M4 family metallopeptidase has protein sequence MTTHGGSEPVFCTIVPPHILNTLARHEDPAVSGPALHTLLLDAQKRTERRLTAEFGLAAAPALKAPSDQPLRTIYDAEHRTTLPGTKVRAEGSEPGQDATVNRAYAGLGATFDLYLKAYQRHSIDGDGLPLDATVHYDEGYNNAFWDGNQMVFGDGDGEIFVDFTNSIDVIGHELTHGVTQHTANLTYYGQPGALNESMSDVFGSLIKQYSLGQTAAEADWLIGAGLLAPSVTGTALRSMKEPGTAYDDDVLGKDPQPATMDGYVRTGRDNGGVHINSGIPNHAFYIVATTLGGNAWERAGQIWYDVLTGGDLKEDAFFDDFAQLTVATASERYGDGEELQAVLKAWERVGVPIVPRARL, from the coding sequence ATGACGACACACGGGGGCTCTGAGCCCGTCTTCTGCACGATCGTCCCACCGCACATCCTCAACACGCTCGCCCGTCACGAGGACCCGGCCGTCTCCGGCCCCGCACTGCACACGCTGCTGCTCGACGCCCAGAAACGGACCGAGCGCCGCCTCACCGCCGAGTTCGGCCTGGCCGCCGCCCCGGCCCTGAAGGCACCCTCCGACCAGCCGCTGCGCACGATCTACGACGCCGAGCACCGCACGACGCTGCCCGGCACAAAGGTGCGCGCCGAGGGCTCCGAGCCCGGCCAGGACGCCACCGTCAACCGCGCCTACGCCGGCCTCGGCGCCACCTTCGACCTCTATCTCAAGGCCTACCAGCGCCACTCGATCGACGGCGACGGCCTGCCCCTCGACGCGACCGTCCACTACGACGAGGGCTACAACAACGCCTTCTGGGACGGCAATCAGATGGTGTTCGGCGACGGCGACGGCGAGATCTTCGTCGACTTCACCAACTCCATCGACGTCATCGGCCACGAGCTCACCCACGGCGTCACCCAGCACACCGCGAACCTCACGTACTACGGCCAGCCCGGCGCCCTCAACGAGTCGATGTCGGACGTCTTCGGCTCGCTCATCAAGCAGTACTCGCTCGGCCAGACCGCCGCCGAGGCCGACTGGCTGATCGGCGCGGGCCTGCTCGCCCCGAGCGTCACCGGCACGGCCCTGCGCTCCATGAAGGAACCGGGCACCGCGTACGACGACGACGTGCTCGGCAAGGACCCGCAGCCCGCGACCATGGACGGCTATGTCCGCACCGGCCGCGACAACGGCGGCGTCCACATCAACAGCGGCATCCCCAACCACGCGTTCTACATCGTCGCCACCACACTCGGCGGCAACGCGTGGGAGCGGGCCGGACAGATCTGGTACGACGTACTGACCGGCGGCGATCTGAAGGAGGACGCGTTCTTCGACGACTTCGCCCAGCTGACCGTCGCCACCGCGAGCGAGCGCTACGGCGACGGCGAGGAGCTCCAGGCCGTGCTGAAGGCGTGGGAGCGGGTCGGAGTGCCCATCGTTCCCCGGGCCCGCCTGTAG
- a CDS encoding protealysin inhibitor emfourin — protein MRIQVRRTGGFAGIERCAEVDTSGRPDAPAWHALADQAVAAGGGTPPTGVPDGFSYEITVDGKTVYCADPRLTEEQRKLISRVLKEGA, from the coding sequence ATGCGTATTCAGGTACGACGTACGGGCGGATTCGCGGGCATCGAGCGGTGCGCCGAGGTGGACACCTCGGGGCGGCCCGACGCCCCCGCGTGGCACGCCCTCGCCGATCAGGCGGTCGCGGCCGGCGGGGGCACCCCGCCGACCGGGGTGCCGGACGGATTCAGCTACGAGATCACGGTGGACGGCAAGACGGTGTACTGCGCCGATCCCCGGCTCACCGAAGAGCAACGGAAGCTGATCTCAAGGGTGTTGAAAGAAGGGGCATAA
- a CDS encoding GH1 family beta-glucosidase — translation MIRRMATNPIPQFPDGFLWGVSTSAHQIEGAADQREQSVWDLFTAEPGRVKDGSTAAVACDHFHRYPEDVALLAGLGVDAYRFSISWPRVNSPGGLDFYDRLVDELCAAGVRPVPTLFHWDLPVSLDWLERDTAARFADYVSVVAKRLGDRVNKWITLNEPAEHTLFGHALGAHAPGKQLMFDALPAAHHQLLGHGLAVRALRAAGATDIGIANSHGPTWPASQEQEDLEAAGFYDLLLNRLFADPILLGEYPDGLGELMPGDVEADLKVIGEPLDFYGVNYYAPTKVGAPQGADIEFGGLTIPAELPFSVQEIEDVPVTDFGWPVVPEGLTELLTTFRDRYGDRLPPVVITENGCSYEGLDDQERIAYLDGHVRALHRAVEAGVDVRGYFVWSLLDNFEWAEGYARRFGLVHVDFDDPSTLKRTPKASYGWFRDLLRAQRD, via the coding sequence ATGATCCGGCGCATGGCGACCAACCCGATACCCCAGTTCCCGGACGGCTTCCTGTGGGGCGTGTCCACCTCGGCGCACCAGATCGAGGGCGCGGCGGACCAGCGCGAACAGTCCGTATGGGACCTCTTCACGGCCGAGCCCGGACGAGTGAAGGACGGCTCGACGGCGGCTGTGGCCTGCGACCACTTCCACCGCTACCCCGAGGACGTGGCCCTGCTGGCCGGCCTCGGCGTGGACGCGTACCGCTTCTCGATCTCCTGGCCGCGGGTGAACTCCCCCGGCGGCCTGGACTTCTACGACCGGCTGGTGGACGAGCTGTGCGCGGCGGGCGTACGTCCCGTCCCGACCCTCTTCCACTGGGACCTGCCGGTGAGCCTGGACTGGCTGGAGCGGGACACGGCGGCCAGGTTCGCCGACTACGTGTCCGTCGTCGCCAAGCGGCTCGGCGACCGCGTGAACAAGTGGATCACGCTCAACGAGCCCGCCGAACACACCCTGTTCGGCCACGCGTTGGGCGCGCACGCACCCGGCAAGCAGCTGATGTTCGACGCGCTCCCGGCAGCCCACCACCAACTCCTCGGCCATGGCCTGGCCGTACGGGCCCTGCGCGCCGCCGGTGCCACGGACATCGGGATCGCCAACTCGCACGGGCCGACCTGGCCCGCGTCGCAGGAACAGGAGGACCTGGAGGCGGCCGGGTTCTACGACCTCCTCCTCAACCGGCTGTTCGCCGACCCGATCCTCCTGGGCGAATACCCCGACGGCCTGGGCGAGTTGATGCCGGGCGACGTGGAGGCCGACCTGAAGGTGATCGGCGAGCCGCTCGACTTCTACGGCGTCAACTACTACGCCCCGACGAAGGTGGGCGCGCCGCAGGGCGCCGACATCGAGTTCGGCGGGCTGACGATCCCGGCCGAACTCCCCTTCTCCGTGCAGGAGATCGAGGACGTCCCGGTGACGGACTTCGGCTGGCCGGTCGTACCCGAGGGCCTCACGGAGCTGCTCACCACCTTCCGGGACCGTTACGGCGACCGGCTGCCGCCGGTCGTCATCACCGAGAACGGCTGCTCGTACGAGGGGCTCGACGACCAGGAGCGGATCGCCTACCTGGACGGCCATGTCCGGGCGCTGCACCGGGCGGTGGAGGCCGGTGTGGATGTGCGCGGCTACTTCGTGTGGTCGCTGCTGGACAACTTCGAGTGGGCGGAGGGGTATGCGCGGCGGTTCGGGCTCGTCCACGTGGACTTCGACGACCCCTCCACGCTGAAGCGGACGCCCAAGGCCTCGTACGGCTGGTTCAGGGACCTTCTCCGAGCGCAGAGAGACTGA
- a CDS encoding MFS transporter, with the protein MTDVSRSVGALAEPVERVGRGWTASLSLANGAIWVGWFGPLQILLASQAEDFAPGTGMSKETLLAWVAGAGALVSLAANPFFGALSDRTTSRWGRRTPWIVAGAAGGALSLLLLAGAGGLWTMVAGWCLVQLTLNAAFAAVTAAVPDRVPRLQRGSVGGWLGVAQILGVVGGTGLATAAGGVGAGYAACAAFTLLGVLPYVLRHKDLRLAAEDRPVWAWRTFLAGFWLSPRRHPDLGWAWLTRFLINLSNALVLLYLLYYLRDRLDHSDPEQGVLILTAVNGVTLMATVVVGGVWSDRVGRRKPFVLWSGVLMAVATAMLAGWQTWPGAIVASAVLGIGFGVFTSVDFALMTDVLPKALDRGKDLGVINVANALPQVMAPALAAPIVTYLGGYRVLYLVSAVIGLVGAVLVGRIRGVD; encoded by the coding sequence ATGACTGATGTGTCCCGCTCGGTGGGTGCGCTCGCCGAGCCTGTCGAGCGGGTCGGGCGAGGGTGGACCGCCTCGCTCTCGCTCGCCAACGGGGCGATCTGGGTGGGCTGGTTCGGGCCGCTGCAGATCCTTCTCGCCTCCCAGGCCGAGGACTTCGCGCCCGGCACCGGGATGTCGAAGGAGACCCTGCTGGCGTGGGTGGCGGGTGCGGGCGCCCTGGTGTCGCTGGCGGCGAACCCGTTCTTCGGCGCGCTGTCGGACCGTACGACGTCGCGGTGGGGTCGCCGTACGCCGTGGATCGTGGCCGGCGCGGCGGGCGGTGCGCTGTCGTTGCTGCTGCTGGCGGGGGCCGGCGGGCTGTGGACGATGGTGGCGGGGTGGTGCCTGGTCCAACTGACGTTGAACGCGGCCTTCGCCGCCGTCACGGCCGCCGTCCCCGACCGAGTCCCCAGGCTTCAACGGGGCTCCGTGGGCGGCTGGTTGGGCGTCGCACAGATCCTCGGCGTGGTCGGCGGGACGGGCCTGGCGACGGCGGCGGGCGGGGTCGGCGCGGGCTATGCGGCGTGCGCGGCGTTCACGCTGCTGGGTGTGCTGCCGTACGTCCTGCGGCACAAGGATCTGCGGCTCGCGGCCGAGGACCGGCCGGTGTGGGCCTGGCGGACCTTCCTGGCCGGGTTCTGGCTGAGCCCGCGCCGCCATCCGGACCTGGGCTGGGCGTGGCTGACCCGTTTCCTGATCAACCTGAGCAACGCGCTGGTGCTGCTGTACCTCCTGTACTACCTGCGCGACCGCCTCGACCACTCCGACCCCGAGCAGGGCGTGCTGATCCTGACGGCGGTGAACGGCGTGACGCTGATGGCCACGGTGGTCGTCGGCGGGGTCTGGTCGGACCGGGTGGGCCGCCGCAAGCCGTTCGTGCTCTGGTCGGGCGTGCTGATGGCGGTGGCGACGGCGATGCTGGCCGGCTGGCAGACCTGGCCCGGGGCGATCGTCGCGTCGGCGGTCCTCGGTATCGGCTTCGGCGTCTTCACCTCGGTCGACTTCGCCCTGATGACGGACGTGCTGCCGAAGGCACTCGACCGGGGCAAGGACCTGGGCGTGATCAACGTGGCCAACGCCCTGCCCCAGGTGATGGCACCGGCCCTCGCGGCGCCGATCGTGACGTATCTGGGCGGGTACCGGGTGCTGTATCTGGTGTCCGCGGTGATCGGGCTGGTGGGGGCGGTGCTGGTGGGACGGATTCGGGGGGTGGACTGA
- the era gene encoding GTPase Era, which yields MGAMSVRTPSSEPTEPTVPSEGSAAHRAGFACFVGRPNAGKSTLTNALVGQKVAITADQPQTTRHTVRGIVHRPDAQLILVDTPGLHKPRTLLGERLNDVVRTTWAEVDVIGFCLPANEKLGPGDRFIAKELAAIKKTPKIAIVTKTDLVEGRALAEQLIAIDQLGRELGFEWAEIVPVSAVADQQVDLLADLLVPLLPEGPALYPEGDLTDEPEQVMIAELIREAALEGVRDELPHSIAVVVEEMIPREDRPADKPLLDIHAFVYIERPSQKGIIIGPKGKRLKDVGIKSRKQIEALLGTPVFLDLHVKVAKDWQRDPRQLRKLGF from the coding sequence ATGGGCGCCATGAGTGTTCGTACCCCGTCATCCGAGCCGACCGAGCCGACCGTTCCGTCGGAGGGATCGGCCGCGCACCGCGCCGGCTTCGCCTGCTTCGTGGGCCGCCCCAACGCGGGCAAGTCCACCCTCACGAACGCTCTGGTCGGCCAGAAGGTGGCGATCACCGCGGACCAGCCGCAGACGACGCGGCACACCGTACGGGGCATCGTGCACCGGCCGGACGCGCAGCTGATCCTGGTCGACACCCCTGGGCTGCACAAGCCGCGCACGCTGCTGGGCGAACGCCTGAACGACGTGGTGCGGACGACGTGGGCCGAGGTCGACGTCATCGGCTTCTGCCTCCCGGCGAACGAGAAGCTGGGCCCCGGCGACCGTTTCATCGCGAAGGAACTGGCGGCGATCAAGAAGACGCCGAAGATCGCGATCGTGACGAAGACCGACCTGGTCGAGGGCAGGGCGCTGGCCGAGCAGCTCATCGCGATCGACCAGCTCGGCCGTGAGCTCGGGTTCGAATGGGCCGAGATCGTGCCGGTCTCCGCGGTCGCCGACCAGCAGGTGGACCTGCTGGCCGACCTGCTCGTCCCGCTGCTGCCCGAGGGCCCGGCGCTCTACCCGGAGGGCGACCTCACGGACGAGCCGGAGCAGGTCATGATCGCGGAGCTGATCCGGGAGGCCGCGCTGGAAGGCGTACGCGACGAGCTCCCCCACTCGATCGCGGTCGTGGTCGAGGAGATGATCCCCCGCGAGGACCGCCCCGCCGACAAGCCGCTCCTCGACATCCACGCGTTCGTCTACATCGAGCGGCCCAGCCAGAAGGGCATCATCATCGGCCCGAAGGGCAAGCGACTGAAGGACGTCGGCATCAAGAGCCGCAAGCAGATCGAGGCGCTGCTGGGCACGCCGGTCTTCCTGGACCTCCATGTGAAGGTCGCGAAGGACTGGCAGCGGGATCCTCGTCAGCTGCGGAAGCTGGGGTTCTGA